A portion of the Malania oleifera isolate guangnan ecotype guangnan chromosome 3, ASM2987363v1, whole genome shotgun sequence genome contains these proteins:
- the LOC131150365 gene encoding UDP-glycosyltransferase 74F2-like encodes MEAARKREDNRAHVLVLPYPTQGHINPLLQLSKRLASKGLIPTFAVTVFISKTMQLHTPIIRFDTISDGYDDGGFAHAKSIDDYISQFEAEGSKTLAELIKKQESTFGHPFSCIIYDSFMPWALDVAKRFGLAAAAFFTQPCFVNYTYYYAHTGVLSLPASSSRVLLPGLPELDASDMPSLLYAPSSYPSYFKMVFGQYSNIEKADYVLVNTFYELEEEVVDSMSKISPLMTIGPTVPSFYLDNRVQNDSDYDLNLFNLDPDSCIHWLHTKPKDSVVYVAFGSLAALGKEQMEELAWGLKRSNSYFLWVVRKSEEEKLPENFIVETSEKGLLVNWSPQLKVLSSPAVGCFFTHCGWNSTMEALSLGVPMVGMPQWTDQPTNAKFIADVWNVGVRVQVDKESGIVGREEVERCIREVMEGESGQEMRKNAEIWRDLTKEAVSEGGSSDKNINEFVSKILGS; translated from the exons ATGGAAGCAGCAAGAAAGAGAGAAGACAACAGAGCTCATGTTTTAGTTCTTCCTTATCCAACCCAAGGTCACATAAACCCTTTACTCCAACTCTCAAAGCGCTTGGCCTCCAAAGGCCTCATCCCCACTTTTGCAGTCACCGTCTTCATCTCCAAAACCATGCAACTCCACACTCCTATTATTCGATTCGACACAATCTCCGATGGCTACGATGATGGTGGCTTCGCCCATGCCAAAAGCATCGATGACTATATTTCTCAATTCGAAGCTGAGGGCTCCAAAACCCTAGCTGAActcatcaagaaacaagaaagcACCTTCGGCCACCCCTTCAGCTGCATCATATATGACTCTTTCATGCCTTGGGCTTTGGACGTGGCAAAGAGATTTGGGTTAGCAGCTGCTGCTTTCTTCACTCAACCTTGTTTTGTTAACTACACATATTACTATGCCCATACTGGGGTTTTGAGTCTCCCAGCCTCTTCTTCGCGTGTGTTGCTTCCTGGGTTGCCAGAGCTTGATGCTTCGGACATGCCATCGCTACTTTACGCGCCAAGTTCATATCCATCATACTTTAAAATGGTGTTCGGCCAGTACTCCAACATAGAGAAAGCTGATTATGTTCTTGTCAACACATTCTACGAGTTGGAGGAGGAG GTGGTGGATTCAATGTCAAAAATCAGTCCACTAATGACAATTGGACCAACAGTTCCATCTTTCTACTTGGACAATAGGGTCCAAAATGACTCTGACTATGATCTCAACCTCTTCAACTTAGATCCTGATTCTTGTATCCATTGGCTGCACACGAAACCAAAAGACTCTGTTGTATATGTAGCATTTGGTAGCCTGGCTGCTCTGGGAAAAGAACAAATGGAAGAGCTAGCATGGGGTTTGAAGAGAAGCAATTCTTACTTCTTGTGGGTAGTTAGAAAATCCGAGGAGGAAAAACTCCCTGAAAACTTCATTGTAGAGACATCCGAAAAGGGGCTCCTTGTGAATTGGAGTCCGCAGTTGAAGGTGCTTTCGAGCCCTGCTGTAGGATGCTTTTTCACACATTGCGGGTGGAACTCAACCATGGAGGCCCTGAGCCTTGGTGTGCCAATGGTGGGAATGCCACAATGGACAGATCAACCGACAAACGCAAAGTTCATCGCGGATGTTTGGAATGTGGGGGTTAGAGTCCAGGTTGATAAGGAGAGTGGGATTGTTGGGAGAGAGGAGGTGGAGAGGTGTATTAGGGAGGTGATGGAAGGGGAGAGTGGACAGGAGATGAGGAAGAATGCTGAGATATGGAGGGATTTGACCAAGGAAGCTGTTAGTGAAGGTGGGAGTTCTGATAAGAACATCAATGAATTTGTATCCAAAATATTGGGTTCCTAG